The following proteins are co-located in the Poecile atricapillus isolate bPoeAtr1 chromosome 2, bPoeAtr1.hap1, whole genome shotgun sequence genome:
- the LOC131575492 gene encoding inositol 1,4,5-trisphosphate receptor-interacting protein-like 1, producing the protein MDTWVLWFLLLQSIVHYPQPVGDDLDEATRLLMEERARFQERERILLELEVEQLALMQSGPSWGDLLWSALQAWQVWAFVGLLLLLLPLWFMWRKRRREAEVSGKREKESEEEDEARSYDLAWLLEERIQWPVQDLQAGCDRTTAMMEKLLSALRRALVGTFFPVLHQAIGFGSAFEGWTESGEESVYHVLVPLTAPSGHIFRLERDTDWLRPGRNFRVRVELVCSCPRGQEGVNMLCFRHHPDVIGMLTEQPNLLDMLCTGSYLDVEKTVYFFYRLLGVSWQRLPESRSWHLALHCSQRFCHLRLSNGQESFQVQVMLGLQRFTSDIFISSRPRGAHTPSTVWPETYSMAETKFFRHMARQLPQDSSHLKCLQLLAAAFQDCKVFSIHSIKTIIMHQLNTVPLSQWHSRYFLLQLSDVLEQLRLALQKKHLQHFIVGNQRLPEEIRLPPDVRMARPSNLFHSLWQDRAAHSQAMQAYLDLRHHLARLLAYGHC; encoded by the coding sequence ATGGATACCTGGGTATTGTGGTTCTTGCTCTTGCAAAGCATAGTCCACTACCCACAGCCCGTGGGGGACGATTTGGACGAGGCGACGCGTCTGCTCATGGAGGAGCGTGCAAGATTCCAGGAACGCGAGAGgattctgctggagctggaggtggaGCAGCTCGCCCTGATGCAGAGTGGCCCATCCTGGGGAGACCTGCTCTGGTCTGCCTTGCAGGCCTGGCAGGTCTGGGCATTTGTCGGGCTCTTGCTTCTTCTCTTGCCCCTATGGTTTATGTGGAGGAAGAGAAGGCGTGAGGCAGAGGTCAGCGGCAAGCGGGAGAAGGAGAGCGAGGAAGAGGACGAGGCACGGTCATACGATCTGGCATGGCTTCTGGAGGAGCGCATACAGTGGCCTGTACAGGACCTGCAGGCAGGCTGCGACAGGACAACGGCCATGATGGAGAAATTGCTAAGTGCCCTCAGGCGTGCCTTGGTTGGGACTTTCTTCCCGGTGCTGCACCAAGCCATTGGTTTTGGCAGTGCCTTTGAAGGCTGGACTGAGAGCGGGGAGGAAAGTGTGTACCATGTGCTTGTACCCCTGACTGCTCCCTCAGGCCACATCTTCCGCCTGGAGCGTGACACTGACTGGCTGAGGCCCGGCAGGAACTTCCGCGTCCGCGTGGAGCTGGTGTGCAGCTGCCCGAGGGGGCAGGAGGGTGTGAACATGCTGTGCTTCCGCCACCACCCTGACGTGATTGGCATGCTAACTGAGCAGCCCAACCTCCTAGACATGCTGTGCACCGGCTCCTACCTTGACGTGGAGAAAACGGTCTACTTCTTCTACAGACTGCTGGGAGTAAGCTGGCAGCGTTTGCCTGAGTCACGCAGTTGGCATTTAGCGCTGCACTGCTCCCAGCGCTTCTGCCACCTCAGGCTGTCCAACGGCCAGGAAAGCTTCCAGGTTCAAGTGATGCTTGGGCTACAGCGATTTACCTCGGACATCTTTATCAGCAGCCGGCCTCGAGGGGCCCACACCCCAAGCACAGTGTGGCCTGAGACCTACAGCATGGCAGAGACAAAGTTCTTCAGGCACATGGCCAGGCAGCTCCCTCAGGACAGCTCGCACCTCAAAtgcctgcagctccttgctgcagCTTTTCAGGACTGCAAGGTCTTCTCCATCCATTCCATCAAGACCATCATCATGCACCAGCTGAACACCGTACCGCTCTCACAGTGGCACAGCAGGTATTTCCTGCTTCAGCTGTCCGatgtcctggagcagctgcgcTTAGCTCTGCAAAAGAAACACCTGCAGCATTTTATTGTGGGCAACCAGAGGCTTCCAGAGGAGATCAGGCTGCCCCCAGATGTACGAATGGCTAGGCCATCCAACCTCTTCCACAGCCTGTGGCAGGATCGGGCTGCCCACTCCCAGGCCATGCAAGCCTACCTTGATCTGCGCCATCACCTGGCGAGGTTGCTGGCCTATGGCCACTGTTAG
- the LOC131575491 gene encoding inositol 1,4,5-trisphosphate receptor-interacting protein-like 1 — MDTWVLWFLLLQSIVHYPQPVGDDLDEATRLLMEERARFQERERILLELEVEQLALMQSGPSWGDLLWSALQAWQVWAFVGLLLLLLPLWFMWRKRRREAEVNGEREKESEEEDKARSYDLAWLLEERIQWPVQDLQAGCDRTTAMMEKLLSALRRALVGTFFPVLHQAIGFGSAFEGWTESGEESVYHVLVPLTAPSGHIFRLERDTDWLRPGRNFRVRVELVCSCPRGQEGVNMMCFRHHPDVIGMLTEQPNLLDMLCTGSYLDVEKTVYFFYRLLGVSWQRLPESRSWHLALHCSQRFCHLRLSNGQESFQVQVMLGLQRFTSDIFISSRPRGAHTPSTVWPETYSMAETKFFRHMARQLPQDSSHLKCLQLLAAAFQECKGFSIHSIKTIIMHQLNTVPLSQWHSRYFLLQLSDVLEQLRLALQKKHLQHFIVGNQRLPEEIRLPPDVRTARPSNLFHSLWQDRAAHSQAMQACLDLRHRLARLLAYGHC, encoded by the coding sequence ATGGATACCTGGGTATTGTGGTTCTTGCTCTTGCAAAGCATAGTCCACTACCCACAGCCCGTGGGGGACGATTTGGACGAGGCGACGCGTCTGCTCATGGAGGAGCGTGCAAGATTCCAGGAACGCGAGAGgattctgctggagctggaggtggaGCAGCTCGCCCTGATGCAGAGTGGCCCATCCTGGGGAGACCTGCTCTGGTCTGCCTTGCAGGCCTGGCAGGTCTGGGCATTTGTCGGGCTCTTGCTTCTTCTCTTGCCCCTATGGTTTATGTGGAGGAAGAGAAGGCGTGAGGCAGAGGTCAACGGCGAGCGGGAGAAGGAGAGCGAGGAAGAGGACAAGGCACGGTCATACGATCTGGCATGGCTTCTGGAGGAGCGCATACAGTGGCCTGTACAGGACCTGCAGGCAGGCTGCGACAGGACAACGGCCATGATGGAGAAATTGCTAAGTGCCCTCAGGCGTGCCTTGGTTGGGACTTTCTTCCCGGTGCTGCACCAAGCCATTGGTTTTGGCAGTGCCTTTGAAGGCTGGACTGAGAGCGGGGAGGAAAGTGTGTACCATGTGCTTGTACCCCTGACTGCTCCCTCAGGCCACATCTTCCGCCTGGAGCGTGACACTGACTGGCTGAGGCCCGGCAGGAACTTCCGCGTCCGCGTGGAGCTGGTGTGCAGCTGCCCGAGGGGGCAGGAGGGTGTGAACATGATGTGCTTCCGCCACCACCCTGACGTGATTGGCATGCTAACTGAGCAGCCCAACCTCCTAGACATGCTGTGCACCGGCTCCTACCTTGACGTGGAGAAAACGGTCTACTTCTTCTACAGACTGCTGGGAGTAAGCTGGCAGCGTTTGCCTGAGTCACGCAGTTGGCATTTAGCGCTGCACTGCTCCCAGCGCTTCTGCCACCTCAGGCTGTCCAACGGCCAGGAAAGCTTCCAGGTTCAAGTGATGCTTGGGCTACAGCGATTTACCTCGGACATCTTTATCAGCAGCCGGCCTCGAGGGGCCCACACCCCAAGCACAGTGTGGCCTGAGACCTACAGCATGGCAGAGACAAAGTTCTTCAGGCACATGGCCAGGCAGCTCCCTCAGGACAGCTCGCACCTCAAAtgcctgcagctccttgctgcagCTTTTCAGGAGTGCAAGGGCTTCTCCATCCATTCCATCAAGACCATCATCATGCACCAGCTGAACACCGTACCGCTCTCACAGTGGCACAGCAGGTATTTCCTGCTTCAGCTGTCCGatgtcctggagcagctgcgcTTAGCTCTGCAAAAGAAACACCTGCAGCATTTTATTGTGGGCAACCAGAGGCTTCCAGAGGAGATCAGGCTGCCCCCAGATGTACGAACGGCTAGGCCATCCAACCTCTTCCACAGCCTGTGGCAGGATCGGGCTGCCCACTCCCAGGCCATGCAAGCCTGCCTTGATCTGCGCCATCGCCTGGCGAGGTTGCTGGCCTATGGCCACTGTTAG
- the LOC131575496 gene encoding inositol 1,4,5-trisphosphate receptor-interacting protein-like 1 produces MDTWVLWFLLLQSIVHYPQPVGDDLDEATRLLMEERAKLQEHERIRLELEVEQLALMQSGPSWGDLLWSALQAWQVWALVGLLLLLLPLWFMWRKRRCEAEVNGEREKEKETDEEDEARSYDLAWLLEERIQWPVQDLQAGCDRTTAMMEKLLSALRRALVGTFFPVLHQAIGFGSAFEGWTESGEESVYHVLVPLTAPSGHIFRLERDTDWLRPGRNFRVRVELVCSCPRGQEGVNMLCFRHHPDVIGMLTEQPNLLDMLCTGSYLDVEKTVYFFYRLLGVSWQRLPESRSWHLALHCSQRFCHLRLSNGQESFQVQVMLGLQRFTSDIFISSRPRGAHTPSTVWPETYSMAETKFFRHMARQLPQDSSHLKCLQLLAAAFQECKVFSIHSIKTIIMHQLNTVPLSQWHSRYFLLQLSDVLEQLRLALQKKHLQHFIVGNQRLPEEIRLPPDVRMARPSNLFHSLWQDRAAHSQAMQAYLDLRHHLARLLAYGHC; encoded by the coding sequence ATGGATACCTGGGTATTGTGGTTCTTGCTCTTGCAAAGCATAGTCCACTACCCACAGCCCGTGGGGGACGATTTGGACGAGGCGACGCGTCTGCTCATGGAGGAGCGTGCAAAGCTCCAGGAACATGAGAGGATTcggctggagctggaggtggaGCAGCTCGCCCTGATGCAGAGTGGCCCATCCTGGGGAGACCTGCTCTGGTCTGCCTTGCAGGCCTGGCAGGTCTGGGCACTTGTTGGGCTCTTGCTTCTTCTCTTGCCCCTTTGGTTTATGTGGAGGAAGAGAAGGTGTGAGGCAGAGGTCAACGGCGAGcgggagaaggaaaaggagacgGACGAAGAGGACGAGGCACGGTCATACGATCTGGCATGGCTTCTGGAGGAGCGCATACAGTGGCCTGTACAGGACCTGCAGGCAGGCTGCGACAGGACAACGGCCATGATGGAGAAATTGCTAAGTGCCCTCAGGCGTGCCTTGGTTGGGACTTTCTTCCCGGTGCTGCACCAAGCCATTGGTTTTGGCAGTGCCTTTGAAGGCTGGACTGAGAGCGGGGAGGAAAGTGTGTACCATGTGCTTGTACCCCTGACTGCTCCCTCAGGCCACATCTTCCGCCTGGAGCGTGACACTGACTGGCTGAGGCCCGGCAGGAACTTCCGCGTCCGCGTGGAGCTGGTGTGCAGCTGCCCGAGGGGGCAGGAGGGTGTGAACATGCTGTGCTTCCGCCACCACCCTGACGTGATTGGCATGCTAACTGAGCAGCCCAACCTCCTAGACATGCTGTGCACCGGCTCCTACCTTGACGTGGAGAAAACGGTCTACTTCTTCTACAGACTGCTGGGAGTAAGCTGGCAGCGTTTGCCTGAGTCACGCAGTTGGCATTTAGCGCTGCACTGCTCCCAGCGCTTCTGCCACCTCAGGCTGTCCAACGGCCAGGAAAGCTTCCAGGTTCAAGTGATGCTTGGGCTACAGCGATTTACCTCGGACATCTTTATCAGCAGCCGGCCTCGAGGGGCCCACACCCCAAGCACAGTGTGGCCTGAGACCTACAGCATGGCAGAGACAAAGTTCTTCCGGCACATGGCCAGGCAGCTCCCTCAGGACAGCTCGCACCTCAAAtgcctgcagctccttgctgcagCTTTTCAGGAGTGCAAGGTCTTCTCCATCCATTCCATCAAGACCATCATCATGCACCAGCTGAACACCGTACCGCTCTCACAGTGGCACAGCAGGTATTTCCTGCTTCAGCTGTCCGatgtcctggagcagctgcgcTTAGCTCTGCAAAAGAAACACCTGCAGCATTTTATTGTGGGCAACCAGAGGCTTCCAGAGGAGATCAGGCTGCCCCCAGATGTACGAATGGCTAGGCCATCCAACCTCTTCCACAGCCTGTGGCAGGATCGGGCTGCCCACTCCCAGGCCATGCAAGCCTACCTTGATCTGCGCCATCACCTGGCGAGGTTGCTGGCCTATGGCCACTGTTAG
- the LOC131575494 gene encoding inositol 1,4,5-trisphosphate receptor-interacting protein-like 1: protein MVEPWLGYQLLLLLLLGQWDRPCCPQIPGTPRPAAPTASCLFPRSPHGLLSILLQTMDTWVLWFLLLQSIVHYPQPVGDDLDEATRLLMEERAKLQEHERIRLELEVEQLALMQSGPSWGDLLWSALQAWQVWALVGLLLLLLPLWFMWRKRRCEAEVNGEREKEKETDEEDETRSYDLAWLLEERIQWPVQDLQAGCDRTTAMMEKLLSALRRALVGTFFPVLHQAIGFGSAFEGWTESGEESVYHVLVPLTAPSGHIFRLERDTDWLRPGRNFRVRVELVCSCPRGQEGVNMLCFRHHPDVIGMLTEQPNLLDMLCTGSYLDVEKTVYFFYRLLGVSWQRLPESRSWHLALHCSQRFCHLRLSNGQESFQVQVMLGLQRFTSDIFISSRPRGAHTPSTVWPETYSMAETKFFRHMARQLPQDSSHLKCLQLLAAAFQECKVFSIHSIKTIIMHQLNTVPLSQWHSRYFLLQLSDVLEQLRLALQKKHLQHFIVGNQRLPEEIRLPPDVRMARPSNLFHSLWQDRAAHSQAMQAYLDLRHHLARLLAYGHC, encoded by the coding sequence ATGGTAGAGCCTTGGCTAGGGTACcagctgctactgctgctgctgctggggcagtgggacaggCCTTGCTGCCCCCAGATCCCTGGGACTCCCAGacctgctgctcccactgccagctgcctctttccccgctcccctcacggcCTTCTCTCTATCCTCCTGCAGACCATGGATACCTGGGTATTGTGGTTCTTGCTCTTGCAAAGCATAGTCCACTACCCACAGCCCGTGGGGGACGATTTGGACGAGGCGACGCGTCTGCTCATGGAGGAGCGTGCAAAGCTCCAGGAACATGAGAGGATTcggctggagctggaggtggaGCAGCTCGCCCTGATGCAGAGTGGCCCATCCTGGGGAGACCTGCTCTGGTCTGCCTTGCAGGCCTGGCAGGTCTGGGCACTTGTTGGGCTCTTGCTTCTTCTCTTGCCCCTTTGGTTTATGTGGAGGAAGAGAAGGTGTGAGGCAGAGGTCAACGGCGAGcgggagaaggaaaaggagacgGACGAAGAGGACGAGACACGGTCATACGATCTGGCATGGCTTCTGGAGGAGCGCATACAGTGGCCTGTACAGGACCTGCAGGCAGGCTGCGACAGGACAACGGCCATGATGGAGAAATTGCTAAGTGCCCTCAGGCGTGCCTTGGTTGGGACTTTCTTCCCGGTGCTGCACCAAGCCATTGGTTTTGGCAGTGCCTTTGAAGGCTGGACTGAGAGCGGGGAGGAAAGTGTGTACCATGTGCTTGTACCCCTGACTGCTCCCTCAGGCCACATCTTCCGCCTGGAGCGTGACACTGACTGGCTGAGGCCCGGCAGGAACTTCCGCGTCCGCGTGGAGCTGGTGTGCAGCTGCCCGAGGGGGCAGGAGGGTGTGAACATGCTGTGCTTCCGCCACCACCCTGACGTGATTGGCATGCTAACTGAGCAGCCCAACCTCCTAGACATGCTGTGCACCGGCTCCTACCTTGACGTGGAGAAAACGGTCTACTTCTTCTACAGACTGCTGGGAGTAAGCTGGCAGCGTTTGCCTGAGTCACGCAGTTGGCATTTAGCGCTGCACTGCTCCCAGCGCTTCTGCCACCTCAGGCTGTCCAACGGCCAGGAAAGCTTCCAGGTTCAAGTGATGCTTGGGCTACAGCGATTTACCTCGGACATCTTTATCAGCAGCCGGCCTCGAGGGGCCCACACCCCAAGCACAGTGTGGCCTGAGACCTACAGCATGGCAGAGACAAAGTTCTTCCGGCACATGGCCAGGCAGCTCCCTCAGGACAGCTCGCACCTCAAAtgcctgcagctccttgctgcagCTTTTCAGGAGTGCAAGGTCTTCTCCATCCATTCCATCAAGACCATCATCATGCACCAGCTGAACACCGTACCGCTCTCACAGTGGCACAGCAGGTATTTCCTGCTTCAGCTGTCCGatgtcctggagcagctgcgcTTAGCTCTGCAAAAGAAACACCTGCAGCATTTTATTGTGGGCAACCAGAGGCTTCCAGAGGAGATCAGGCTGCCCCCAGATGTACGAATGGCTAGGCCATCCAACCTCTTCCACAGCCTGTGGCAGGATCGGGCTGCCCACTCCCAGGCCATGCAAGCCTACCTTGATCTGCGCCATCACCTGGCGAGGTTGCTGGCCTATGGCCACTGTTAG